One region of Bactrocera neohumeralis isolate Rockhampton chromosome 5, APGP_CSIRO_Bneo_wtdbg2-racon-allhic-juicebox.fasta_v2, whole genome shotgun sequence genomic DNA includes:
- the LOC126760524 gene encoding b(0,+)-type amino acid transporter 1 isoform X1, with amino-acid sequence MRDKITQLFCLQKNACKNNTTDNRGHNVPIKVTSNGTTGANGSFGAEGPETETDSSGTGGMRKSLERKGSAPNDAVHLQRRVGLFSGVALIVGTMIGSGIFVSPSGLLVRTGSVGVSFIIWLACGLLSLLGALAYAELGTMNTSSGAEWAYFMDAFGPAPAFLFSWVSTLVLKPSQMAIICLSFAQYAVEAFVTECDPPTSVVKMVALLAIVMILFVNCYSVNLGMAVQNIFTAAKLVAVLIVICGGAWKLFQGNTQHLSNAFSGDTPTLGAVATAFYTGLWAYDGWNNLNYVTEEIKNPSKNLPRSIMIGIPLVTLCYALINISYLAAMSPTEMIDSEAVAVTFGNRILGAMAWLMPLSVTVSTFGSANGTLFAAGRLCFAASREGHLMDILSYVHVRRLTPAPGLIFHSLIATAMVLYGTIGSLIDFFSFTAWIFYGGAMLALIVMRFTKPNYPRPYKVPIIIPVVVLVISIYLVVAPIIDTPRIEYLYALLFILGGLIFYVPFVKLGMTPRFMNKVTLFFQLLLEVVPTSSMFE; translated from the exons ATGCGCGATAAAATCACACAACTATTTTGCTTGCAAAAGAACGcatgcaaaaataatacaacagaTAATCGAG GACATAATGTGCCAATTAAAGTCACGAGCAACGGGACAACGGGTGCCAATGGGTCTTTTGGGGCAGAAGGGCCCGAAACAGAGACCGACTCATCAGGGACCGGGGGGATGCGGAAGTCGTTGGAGAGGAAGGGCTCAGCGCCGAACGACGCTGTTCACCTCCAGAGACGGGTGGGACTCTTCAGTGGGGTGGCTTTAATTGTCGGGACCATGATAG GGTCTGGAATATTTGTGTCACCTTCAGGTCTACTAGTTCGTACTGGTTCCGTTGGTGTTAGCTTTATTATATGGCTGGCCTGTGGTTTGCTCTCCTTGTTGG GCGCTCTGGCATATGCTGAATTGGGTACGATGAACACATCGTCTGGCGCTGAGTGGGCATATTTTATGGACGCATTTGGTCCGGCTCCCGCATTTTTATTCTCATGGGTATCGACATTGGTCCTGAAGCCATCGCAAATGGCTATAATTTGTCTCTCCTTTGCGCAGTATGCAGTTGAGGCATTCGTCACCGAATGCGATCCACCAACATCGGTGGTAAAAATGGTTGCACTGCTGGCAATTG TTATGATACTGTTCGTGAATTGTTATAGTGTGAATCTGGGCATGGCTGTGCAGAATATATTCACCGCTGCCAAATTGGTTGCCGTCCTCATAGTGATCTGCGGCGGCGCCTGGAAACTATTCCAAGGCAATACACAACACCTGTCGAATGCATTTAGTGGCGACACACCCACCTTGGGCGCTGTGGCGACCGCTTTTTACACCGGCCTCTGGGCGTACGATGGCTGGAATAATTTGAACTACGTCACCGAGGAAATCAAGAATCCAAGCAAGAATTTGCCACGCTCCATCATGATCGGTATACCGTTGGTGACGCTGTGCTACGCGCTCATCAATATATCTTACTTGGCGGCGATGTCACCCACCGAAATGATTGACTCAGAAGCCGTCGCCGTGACCTTCGGCAATCGCATACTGGGCGCTATGGCTTGGTTAATGCCGCTCAGCGTGACGGTGAGCACTTTTGGCAGCGCTAACGGTACACTCTTCGCGGCCGGACG TTTGTGTTTTGCCGCCAGCCGTGAGGGTCACTTAATGGATATACTGTCGTACGTGCATGTGCGTCGTCTAACACCGGCACCTGGCTTGATTTTCCAC tcaCTCATCGCTACCGCCATGGTCTTGTACGGCACAATCGGTTCATTGATTGACTTCTTCAGCTTCACCGCATGGATTTTCTATGGCGGTGCTATGTTGGCGCTGATTGTAATGCGTTTCACCAAACCCAACTATCCAAGGCCATACAAAGTGCCTATCATCATTCCTGTTGTGGTGCTGGTGATCTCAATATATCTTGTGGTGGCGCCGATTATCGATACACCACGGATCGAATACTTATATGCGTTGCTCTTCATCTTGGGCGGCTTGATATTCTACGTGCCGTTCGTTAAGCTAGGCATGACACCAAGATTTATGA ACAAAGTGACGCTCTTCTTCCAGCTGCTGTTGGAAGTGGTGCCCACTTCATCGATGTTCGAATAA
- the LOC126760524 gene encoding b(0,+)-type amino acid transporter 1 isoform X2 has protein sequence MYHDPNTANILANGHNVPIKVTSNGTTGANGSFGAEGPETETDSSGTGGMRKSLERKGSAPNDAVHLQRRVGLFSGVALIVGTMIGSGIFVSPSGLLVRTGSVGVSFIIWLACGLLSLLGALAYAELGTMNTSSGAEWAYFMDAFGPAPAFLFSWVSTLVLKPSQMAIICLSFAQYAVEAFVTECDPPTSVVKMVALLAIVMILFVNCYSVNLGMAVQNIFTAAKLVAVLIVICGGAWKLFQGNTQHLSNAFSGDTPTLGAVATAFYTGLWAYDGWNNLNYVTEEIKNPSKNLPRSIMIGIPLVTLCYALINISYLAAMSPTEMIDSEAVAVTFGNRILGAMAWLMPLSVTVSTFGSANGTLFAAGRLCFAASREGHLMDILSYVHVRRLTPAPGLIFHSLIATAMVLYGTIGSLIDFFSFTAWIFYGGAMLALIVMRFTKPNYPRPYKVPIIIPVVVLVISIYLVVAPIIDTPRIEYLYALLFILGGLIFYVPFVKLGMTPRFMNKVTLFFQLLLEVVPTSSMFE, from the exons GACATAATGTGCCAATTAAAGTCACGAGCAACGGGACAACGGGTGCCAATGGGTCTTTTGGGGCAGAAGGGCCCGAAACAGAGACCGACTCATCAGGGACCGGGGGGATGCGGAAGTCGTTGGAGAGGAAGGGCTCAGCGCCGAACGACGCTGTTCACCTCCAGAGACGGGTGGGACTCTTCAGTGGGGTGGCTTTAATTGTCGGGACCATGATAG GGTCTGGAATATTTGTGTCACCTTCAGGTCTACTAGTTCGTACTGGTTCCGTTGGTGTTAGCTTTATTATATGGCTGGCCTGTGGTTTGCTCTCCTTGTTGG GCGCTCTGGCATATGCTGAATTGGGTACGATGAACACATCGTCTGGCGCTGAGTGGGCATATTTTATGGACGCATTTGGTCCGGCTCCCGCATTTTTATTCTCATGGGTATCGACATTGGTCCTGAAGCCATCGCAAATGGCTATAATTTGTCTCTCCTTTGCGCAGTATGCAGTTGAGGCATTCGTCACCGAATGCGATCCACCAACATCGGTGGTAAAAATGGTTGCACTGCTGGCAATTG TTATGATACTGTTCGTGAATTGTTATAGTGTGAATCTGGGCATGGCTGTGCAGAATATATTCACCGCTGCCAAATTGGTTGCCGTCCTCATAGTGATCTGCGGCGGCGCCTGGAAACTATTCCAAGGCAATACACAACACCTGTCGAATGCATTTAGTGGCGACACACCCACCTTGGGCGCTGTGGCGACCGCTTTTTACACCGGCCTCTGGGCGTACGATGGCTGGAATAATTTGAACTACGTCACCGAGGAAATCAAGAATCCAAGCAAGAATTTGCCACGCTCCATCATGATCGGTATACCGTTGGTGACGCTGTGCTACGCGCTCATCAATATATCTTACTTGGCGGCGATGTCACCCACCGAAATGATTGACTCAGAAGCCGTCGCCGTGACCTTCGGCAATCGCATACTGGGCGCTATGGCTTGGTTAATGCCGCTCAGCGTGACGGTGAGCACTTTTGGCAGCGCTAACGGTACACTCTTCGCGGCCGGACG TTTGTGTTTTGCCGCCAGCCGTGAGGGTCACTTAATGGATATACTGTCGTACGTGCATGTGCGTCGTCTAACACCGGCACCTGGCTTGATTTTCCAC tcaCTCATCGCTACCGCCATGGTCTTGTACGGCACAATCGGTTCATTGATTGACTTCTTCAGCTTCACCGCATGGATTTTCTATGGCGGTGCTATGTTGGCGCTGATTGTAATGCGTTTCACCAAACCCAACTATCCAAGGCCATACAAAGTGCCTATCATCATTCCTGTTGTGGTGCTGGTGATCTCAATATATCTTGTGGTGGCGCCGATTATCGATACACCACGGATCGAATACTTATATGCGTTGCTCTTCATCTTGGGCGGCTTGATATTCTACGTGCCGTTCGTTAAGCTAGGCATGACACCAAGATTTATGA ACAAAGTGACGCTCTTCTTCCAGCTGCTGTTGGAAGTGGTGCCCACTTCATCGATGTTCGAATAA